A single region of the Bdellovibrionales bacterium CG10_big_fil_rev_8_21_14_0_10_45_34 genome encodes:
- a CDS encoding dCTP deaminase, with product MILSDEEIARNIQKGSIVIEPFDPRCLGSNSYDVHLGETLALYKEKILDSKKANSLEYFKIPAVGFVLEPNQLYLGVTQEYTETLEHVPFLEGKSSAGRLGIDIHATAGKGDVGFKNYWTLEISVKLPVRIYAGMPIGQLIYFEIKGDVNVKYDSKPSAKYNERASLPVASQMWKNF from the coding sequence ATGATTTTATCTGATGAAGAGATTGCGCGGAATATACAGAAAGGCTCTATCGTCATTGAGCCCTTTGACCCCAGGTGTTTGGGTTCAAATTCGTACGACGTGCACCTGGGTGAAACGCTCGCCCTTTATAAAGAGAAAATACTCGATTCGAAGAAAGCAAATTCTCTGGAGTACTTTAAGATTCCAGCAGTTGGGTTTGTACTTGAGCCCAATCAACTCTATTTGGGTGTCACTCAAGAGTACACAGAGACCCTTGAGCACGTTCCCTTTTTAGAGGGTAAAAGCAGCGCGGGTAGACTCGGTATCGATATTCACGCCACAGCGGGTAAGGGCGATGTCGGTTTTAAAAACTATTGGACACTTGAAATTTCCGTCAAGCTTCCTGTACGAATTTATGCAGGTATGCCGATCGGTCAGTTGATTTACTTTGAGATCAAAGGCGACGTAAACGTAAAGTACGACTCTAAGCCTTCAGCAAAGTACAACGAAAGGGCTTCCCTACCTGTAGCTTCTCAAATGTGGAAGAACTTTTAG
- a CDS encoding DNA-binding protein: protein MNKAELIEKIATETKSTKAHVERMLDCTIDIVRKSVKKGDEVKLVGFGTFSKAKRKARTGRNPQTGKAIKIPATWYPKFRPGAEFKNLVK, encoded by the coding sequence ATGAACAAAGCAGAACTCATCGAGAAAATCGCAACAGAAACCAAGTCAACAAAAGCCCATGTCGAAAGAATGCTTGATTGCACTATCGACATCGTTCGCAAGTCAGTAAAAAAAGGTGACGAAGTGAAGTTGGTTGGATTTGGAACTTTCTCTAAAGCTAAGAGAAAAGCAAGAACTGGCCGCAATCCACAAACTGGAAAAGCTATTAAGATTCCAGCTACTTGGTACCCAAAGTTTCGCCCAGGTGCTGAATTTAAAAATCTTGTAAAGTAA
- the pfkA gene encoding 6-phosphofructokinase — MTNQASSSIQTFDPNNLKKIGIFTSGGDAPGMNAALRSAVRSAIHRGLQVDGILQGYNGMIKEEFEPLNLRSMANIIQRGGTILRTGRSQEFLKPEVRAAAVQGLKKRKIDALVCIGGDGSFRGAHALWNEHSMPVVGIPGTIDNDIFGTDLTVGFDTAVNTALDAIDRIRDTAASHDRLFIVEVMGRDSGFIAVEVGIAGGAEEVFVPETECDLDKTILRLKQASTRGKLSSILVAAEGPTPGRAYKIAEEILAKSGLDAKVCILGHVQRGGAPTALDRNLATRLGGAAIDALLNGYCDAMAGMQAGEVNIVPFTTVYSQKKRVPDDLLKLLEIVSS; from the coding sequence ATGACAAATCAAGCTAGCAGTTCAATCCAAACATTCGACCCCAATAATTTAAAGAAGATCGGCATTTTTACCAGTGGCGGCGATGCTCCTGGTATGAATGCTGCCTTACGCTCAGCCGTTAGGTCAGCAATCCATCGAGGCCTTCAAGTGGATGGAATCCTTCAAGGCTACAATGGAATGATTAAGGAAGAGTTTGAGCCGCTGAACTTAAGATCTATGGCCAATATTATTCAGCGTGGTGGAACCATTCTGAGAACAGGACGCAGTCAGGAGTTTCTAAAGCCTGAAGTACGAGCTGCAGCCGTGCAGGGCCTTAAGAAACGAAAGATCGATGCACTTGTGTGTATTGGCGGAGACGGCTCCTTTCGAGGTGCTCATGCGCTTTGGAACGAGCACAGTATGCCGGTCGTAGGAATTCCCGGCACAATCGACAACGATATTTTTGGAACAGACCTTACGGTTGGCTTTGATACGGCTGTTAACACGGCGCTGGATGCGATTGACCGAATTCGAGATACGGCGGCAAGCCACGATCGACTCTTCATAGTTGAAGTCATGGGCCGTGACTCTGGGTTTATAGCGGTAGAAGTCGGTATCGCCGGCGGGGCGGAGGAGGTTTTTGTTCCTGAAACGGAGTGCGATCTAGATAAGACGATACTGCGCCTCAAGCAGGCTTCAACACGCGGAAAGCTCAGTAGTATTCTTGTAGCAGCAGAGGGCCCCACACCCGGACGTGCCTACAAGATCGCCGAGGAGATACTTGCAAAATCAGGCCTCGACGCCAAAGTTTGTATTCTAGGGCATGTGCAAAGAGGCGGAGCTCCAACTGCACTTGATAGAAACCTGGCAACACGTTTAGGGGGCGCCGCGATTGATGCACTTCTTAATGGATATTGCGATGCAATGGCGGGAATGCAAGCTGGCGAAGTGAATATAGTTCCTTTCACAACAGTTTATTCGCAGAAAAAGCGAGTGCCAGACGATCTTCTCAAGCTACTTGAAATCGTTTCAAGCTAA